The Geothrix sp. DNA segment GCTGGCGGATGCGGGCCAGGCGGGCGGGGAGGCTGTCGCCGAGCCGCGCCACGAAGCCGTGGTGCAGGTGTGCCTGCACCGCGGCGTCCCGCTGCGCGAGGCCCTGGCGGATGCGCGTTCGCTCCTCCTCCGCGAGGGTCAGGCCGCGCTGCTCCAGCTCCGCCAGGGCGGCCTCCACGGCCTCGGTGCGATACCCCTCGAAGTGCGCGAGAACCTGCCGCAGCTCGACCTCGGAGAGGGTGGGGATCCGGGCCTGGAACGTGTCCGTCATGCGGGGCTCAGCCTTCGCCCAGCAGGGCCGCCAGCCGGTCGGTGAAGGCGTCGTCCTGGGGTGCGGCTGGACTCATGGCTGCGTCTCCTGGGTGGAAGGGTACCCGCTCCGGCGCCGGTCTGCGCCAGATCAGGCGACGGCGCGGCGCCTGTGACCGGGCTCCGCAAGGAGGTCGGGAAAGGTGCCAAATGGGTATTCTATTTCGAATCCGCCGCTCGGCACCCCCCGCTCACCGAGGCCATCCCATGCCACGCCCCCTCCTGCGTCCCCTTCTGTCCGGCCTGCTCCTGGCGGTGCTGGGCTGCACCCCGCATGGGGACTGCGGCTGCACGCCGCCGCCCTCCGGCACCGCGCAGGGCCGCCTGGTGGACGCGCAGGGCCAGCCCGTGGCGGGGGCCGAAGTGTGCGTGGTCACCATGACCGGCAGCGACCCCGTCCACCAGGGCCTCTATGTCGAGGCGAAGGGCAGCTCCCGCGCCGACGGCACCTTCGACCTTCCGGCCGTCGTGGGCCGCCACCGGATCCTGGTCCGCGCCCGGGTGGGCGGCACCGTCTTCCTGCCCCGCCTGGGTCCCGAGTTCGAGCTGAAGGCTGCGGGCACCCTGGTGGCGGGCCCGGATCTGGACCTCACGGCCGCAGTGCCCGCCACCCTGACCGTGGCCATCACCCCCGTTCATGGCGCCCAGCAGGAGGACGCCCTGCTGCTGGAACAGCGCCTGCAGGCGGACGGGATCGAGTTCACGCTGCCCATCGCCAGCCTCAAGCCGGCCATCGTCGCGGGCATCGAGTCCGTGGTTTTTGCCAGCCAGCCGCCGGGCACCTACGCCCTGTCCCTCTGGCGCAGCGAGACCACCGGCACCCACGCCAACGTGGGCTCGGCCAAGGCCACCCTCACCCTGGCGGAAGGCGCTGCCCTGGACCTGCCCCTGCCGGTGCAGTGACAGGCCAGACCCTAGTGCATGGGGATCTTCCCCGGCTCCCGGCGCAGGGGGACGATGGGTGCCGGAGCTTCTTCGTAGGTGGGCGCACCCGCCAGGCTCAGGCGGGGGCCCCGCAGCTCCGGCAGCGGGCCCGCGCCCAGCAGCCAGGCATTCGCCCGGATCGTCAGGCGCGGGTACACGGCCGGCGGATAGGCCTGCTTGCGCAGCTCCACCCGGTACTCGCCCGGCGGCAGGCCCCCGGCCTGGCACTGGCCCTGGGCGTTGGTGGTCGCCGCCCAGGTCCGGCCGTCCGGTCCCTTCAGCAGGATCCGCACGCCCGGCACCGGTGCGCCGCGCTGGTCGCGCACGTCGGCCCTCAGCCCGCCCTCGGTGCTGGAGATCACCGGCCGGACGGGCAGGGGCGCCGGCGCGGACTGGAGCAGGAGGCAGAAGGACAGAAGGGCAGCGGGCATGGATCACCTGACTCTGAGAGTCCGCGAAGCCAGCGGGTGTGACGGGACGACTCCAGATCAGCGGCCGGTGAAGGCGGATCGCAGCGCCCGGCCCACCCAGGCCAGGATCGCCCCCAGGCCCCTCCGGCGCCGCTCCTCGCGCCGCCGCTCGACGGGGTGCGGCAGGTCCTGCTGGCGGCGCTCCGCCTTCCGCTGCTCCTCCCGGTGGATGAAGTACAACAGGCAGGCGAAGAAGGCGACCACCACCAGCAGGAGACCGTCGTTGATGCTCATGCGGGCCTCCGTTCCTTGATCTGCCGGGCGTGGATCTCCAGGTGCAGCCGGTCCATGCGCAGCGCCTGGGACAGGGTGATGGGGCCGCAGACCGGATGCGAGAAGACGGCCCGCCCGGCCCCGCCCGGCGGCAGGCCCTCGGCGTAGGCGCGCAGCCACCGGTGCGTCGCGTCCCAGCGGTCGCGCAGTTCGGCCAGGGGCACCGTCCCCGTGGGCAGCATGCGCCGCGAGGGCACCTTCACCGGGATGCCGAGGCGCAGGACGAGCAGCACCAGGGGGTAGGTGCAGCGCTGCCGCAGGCTGCGGGGGCGGTCCACCAGGGCGGCCGGATCCGGCAGTCCCTGCAGGATCACCTGCTCCGCCACCACGAGATGCTCGACGATCTCCAGGATGGACCAGGCGCCGGGCGCGGGCCGGGCCTGCAGGGTCCCGGGGTCGAGGGTCTCCAGCGAAGCCAGCAGGGCCCGGCGCCGGTCGTCCAGCGCCTGGAGGAGGGCCGGGGCGTCGCCCTTCACAGGCCGCGCACCGCGGCGACGAGCTGGTCCAGGGTCGCCTCGGGCAGGGCGCTGGCGGGGGTCATGGGCGCTCCTCATGGTTGTGCGGACAGGCTTGGGGGACCTCCACCCTACCAGCACTGGGCCAGGACGGCCGTGGCGCGGGGCTCAGCGCCGGGAACTGGCGACCCGGGCCTCGCAGAGCGTCTTGAGCAGGGACAGCGCCCTGGGCCAGACCCCGGTCATGTACTCCTCGAAGGTCTCGGCCATGTCCATGTCCACCGTCAGCTCCGTGGCCGGGCCGGCCTCGGTGAAGGTGTAGTTCTCGAAGCAGGGGGTCCAGCTGCGGACGGCCTCGCTCTCCGTGTCCTCCACCCCCTCCTTGATCTCGCCCAGGTGCCGGATCGAGAGGAACTCATGGGGCCGCGATTCGGCGATCTCCGAGACCATGCCGTTGCCGCCGGGCGCCAGGAAGCGCATGCGCTGGCCCTTGGCCCAGGTGCCTTCGAAGTACGACCCTTCCATGAAGGCGGCGGTCCAGATGCGGTAGGTGACCGGTCCGAGCATCGTCTCCCAGACCTGGTCGCGGGGAGCCTGGATGAGCGTGGTGAACTGCAGCCTCTTCATGGGTTCTCCTGGCGCGGGTCGATGCCCCACAGTGACAGAAGGGCGGCCTGGAAGGGCAGCCGGATGCAGGGCCGCGCCGCCCTAGCAATGGCCGCGGGCCTTGGCCTGGGCGGCCTCGGCCACGAGCTGCTCGAGGACCTCCAGATCGATCTCGCGGAGGTTCCGCAGGTACAGGCAGCCCTTGCCAGCCTTGTGCCGCCCGAGCTTCGGCATCAGGGTTTCATGGCTGGGCGCGGCGTTCAGGCCGTACACGCTGATGTCCCCCTTCCGGGACGAGAAGCCCACCAGGCACATGTCCCCCTCGCGGCCGCTCTCGTACCGGTAGTGGTGGCTGCCGAAGCCCACGATGGCCGTGCCCCACATCCGGGCGGGCTGCCCGGTCGCCCGGGCCATCAGCCCGGCGAGGGTCTCACAATCCTGGCGCCGGTCCTCGTCCGCAATGGCCTCGAGGTAGTGCTCGACGCTGGCTTCCGTGGGCCTGGTCTTATTTTCCGCCATGGCTGAACCCTTTCAGAAGGGGACGGGGCCGGACCGGTGGGTCAGGGCCTGGGGGTTGGCATGGTGCCCTGCTGCGCAGCGGCCAGCGTCTCCCGGAACGCCGGGGTATCCAGATGGGAGAGGGCCCGGTCCACGATCTCCCGGGCCTCGTCGCCGCGCTTGTTGGCGATGAGCAGGGCGACCAGGGTTGCAACCTCATTCGTATAGGTGGACATGGCGAATTCGCGATGGCGGGGGCCGAACTGCGGATCCTTGGCCATCTCCAGATTGACTTTGAGGAGGTAGGTCGCCCGCTCCAGGTCCATGAAGGGTTTCAGGTAGGGATTGCAGCTGGTGTAGTGGCGGCCTTCGATGAGCGCGGGCTGGGCGATCAGGTAGACCTCTTTCGCAAGCTTCGGATTCTGCTTCTCGATGGCAAGGAAGAGCGCGGCCGTGTCCTTCGAGTCGCCCAGGTACTGGTTGATGGACGACACGTCATGGAACAGCTGGTGATCGCCCGTCCCGGCGAGCAGACGGGAGGTGTCCCGGTCCCTGATCGTCTTGAGGGCGTCGAGCGCCCTGGGGTAGGCCCTGCCGAGCTCGATCCACTCGGACAGCGCGTAGGAAAGGCGGACGCCATACATGGCCCGGTCATGCTTCAGCGCGTTCTCGTGGAACCAGAGGTGCTTCTGGAGGGCGACCTCGTAATTCCCGGCTTTGAAGTCGCTGCGGATCTCATTGAAAATCCGGTCCACGTCCGGCTCGCGCGGGGGAGTCCAGCCCTCCTGGGCCCAGGACACGACCGCGATCGGGATCAGGAGCGAGGGGAGCATGGATCCTCCGGTGTTGTGCGGATGCTCAGGCGCCGAGGTACGGACCGGGGCCGACCTCAAGGGCCAGCCGATCCAGGTTCTGCTCATTGGCCGTCTCGAGGAACTGGCGCATGTTCTCGGCAAATTCGCGGTTTTCAAAGACTCCGATCCAGGACACGAGGGTTCCGGCCGCACTGGGTTCCAGCGCAATGGAAAGCTCAAAGTGCGGCAGGTTGACGTGTCGGATCCGAACCATCGAATGGGGGACGATCTCCAGGAACTCGGACTGGTTCGGATAGTCGGTCCCGTCCGGCCCATGCATGGTGAACAGCCAGGATCCGCCCTCCCGGAACTCGAAGGTCTGGAACGTGTTCGTGAACCCCGCCGGACCCCACCAGCGGGCCAGACGCGCCGGATCCTGGATGGCGGCAAACACGGCTTCAGGGGCGGCTGGAAGGTCCCGGGAGTGGCGGAAGAGGGACATGGAAGCCTCCGTGGGTGGGTTCTCGGGCTTGGAGGGCGGGGCCTAGCGGAGAAGGCCGACCGGCCCCGTCTACGCCGGGGCGCTGGGCCATGTTAGTCCGGGGCAAGTCTGAAGCCAATCCAGGCCATCGGGAAATAGGCGAGGACAAGATCGACGGCCATGAACCAGGCGGGCGCTGGGATGGCTCCGACCGGGGTCGACGCTAGCGGAAGAAGCTGATCGGCTGTTTCGGCATGCGGCGCCGTGAGGCCAGCACCGCCAGGGAGGCGTTCAGGATGAAAACGTAGGCTACGAAAGTGGTGCTTTCAAAGGTGTGGGCTTGAATCGACAGAAGGCTCAATCCGAAGCCCAATGCGCTGACAGCATAGGCAATCCAACTCTCGGAGTGGGGATGGCGATACGACTTGATGAGGGTCGGTATGCTCGCCAGCACATCGGCCACCAGCGAAAGCAGCAAAGCCAGATTGGGTTTGCTGGTCATGGCCCAGAGGATGATGCCGATGATGGCCGCTGCCATCAGGTAGTAGTCGCGGGGCTCGCTTTTCCAATAGGCCTTCTTGTTGAAGAAGGATGCAGCGAAGATAAGCAGCGGCATAAAGCCGGCGGCGAACGATGCCCACGATATGCCCTGGACGCCTTGCGCCCTTTGGGCCGCAAAGATGACCAAGGGGAAGATGCCCCAGAGCAGCCATGTGATGCGGTTGGGCTGTGCCCTGCCGAGGAGGGTTTCGTACAAGTAATAGAAGCCGCCGAGCGAGCCGAGAATGGCACCAGCAATCGCGCAATGGTCGGGAAGCATGGACCGGCCTGACGGATGGGGCTGACTGGGCCCACCCGCACCGGGAAGACGCGCGAAGCCCAGACAGGGGGAAGTTGAGAGAGAGCGGAAGGCAAGGCCGGTGGAGTCTGAGTTGAGCGCAGGGTTAGGCCTGTGTGGAGGTGTATTGAAAAGCCTTGGTCATCAGGAAATTCTTGGGAGCTTATTGCTTTTAATGATTGCGTAACCAATTGTTCCGTATACCGAGCCTTTTTTGGCCCCCTGCCAGTAAACAGCAATTTGTATGGTGTAGTCGAATCGATCGCCGCTTTCCGTGCCGATTATCCATGACTCGAACGAACCAAGGTCGTTCTCTTGCTTCTCAATGATTGTTGCCTGATAGACCAAGTTCATTCGGTTACTTGGATATTTATGATCGTGAAATTTCTTGATGAATTGGTAGGCATCCTCCTTGTGGGCAGCCAGAGTTTGCACTCTCCCACGCGGTGCGAGCCAGGGTGGCTGACATGCCAATAGCAGCAATAGAAGGATCGAACCTATGATTTTCATCATTGCACCTATGATTGCTCTGGAGTGGGCCTAGGAGCCTAACGAATGAAGCTCACCGGCACCGCCTGCGCCGAAGCGCTGAGCGGAGACGGGAAAGCGGGAAGTTGAGAGAGAGCGGAAGGCAATGCAGGCGGGGTCCGAGTTGAGCGGGAGGTTAGGCCTCTGCTATTGCGGCGATTGAGATTTTGAGACCAGGAATTTTCACTGGCAACTTTGCCCCCTGACGAGCAGGTGGGTTGGAGGGGAACCAACGAAGCCATTCTTCATTCATACCTGGGAAGTCTTCCTCGTCTGCGAGGACCACGGTAGCGCTTACGATTTTGTCCAGTGAGCTGCCGGCTTCTTCAAGGATTTCAGCGATGTTGGTTAGGCACTGGGACGTTTGCTCCTGGATAGTTGCGCCCTGGATTTGGCCAGTGACCGGATCAATAGGAGCGGTGCCCGAAACAAAAATCAGCCCTGCCGCCTTCACAGCCTGGCTGTAGGTCGCTGGAGGCCTAGCTGCTTTTGGGGTGAAGACAATTTGACGAGGCATGTCAGCTCCTACGGATGAATCACAAGGAAACTGGACCAATCTTGGGAAGAGGCCTAACGAATGAAGCTAAGCGGCCACGCCTGCACCGAGGCGATGAGCGGAGCCGAGATAGCAAAATGCTGAGAGAGAGCGGAAGGCAGAGCAGGCGGGGTCCGACTTGAGCGGAGGGTTAGGCGTTTCGGAACTGTCGATCAGGGCTGGAAGGGGGCATTACTAGCGCATTCATGAGTGAATGATCTTTCGGAAGTCGATGAGGGCATAGGCAATCATGAAGGCGGAAATCACGAAGACCGAGATCAATTCGAACCAAAACCACAAAGGACGATCTTCCTTAGAAGTCCAGCCGTATATGTTGTCCCAGACCCGCCCAAGTTTCAGCCAGTAGACACCGACACAGAGCACGACTGCGCCAGCGAACAGGCTAGCCAGGGCCTTCATTGTCGGGATGCTCATGAAACGCCTAACGAATGAAGCTCACCGGCCCCGCCTGCACCGAGACGCTGAACGAAGCCGAGGAAGCGAGAAGCTGAGAGAGAAGGGAAGACAATGCAGGCGGGGCCCGAGTGCAGCACAGGGTTAGGCCGATGGTTTGCCTATTAACCCTGCTTGAAAAGGTCAACATGAGAGTCTAGAGCCCCTTGAAGGCCCCAATACGAAGCGATCAATGGTGTACAGAATGAAGATAAGTAATGAATCCAGCGTAGGACGGGAGATCCTGGGGAGTAGTGTTCAATCAAATAAACGGGAGCCCCAAACAGAAGGCTTACCACAAACCCTGAGACAACTGTTCGCCATAGAAACGACCACCAAATTGTCGCTATAAAGCGTGGATGGAATCGCTTTTGCGGGAAGAGCTCAGCCATGGGTGTTCCCTTTGGGTAGAGGCCTAACGAAGGAAGCTAAGCGGCCACGCCTGCACCGAGACGATGAGCGGAACCGAGATAGCGAAATGCTGAGAGAGAGCGGAAGGCAATGCAGGCGGGGTCCGACTTGAGCGGAGGGTTAGGCAAGCCATGAATCAATGCTTGAGGTTTATTGGACGGAACAACACAATGACAGCTTTGGATCGCCAACCACGGGTTAGATAACTAGTGCCAACTTGGACTGCTTGGCCATTTGTACTGGCAATGTTCCAGTCTTGGCTGCCCCCGGCAGAAATCGAGTAATCGATCATTTTCGGAGTATTGGGTATCTGGAATGACATCTTTGTCCTAATGTCGAGCCGGAATTTCGGTGATGAGAACGACACGCTGCATTTCTCGAGTGATTCGAGCCATCCGTGTACTTCGCTGAGGTCTTCGAGTTCAGAGGAAGGCAAAGCATTCAAGCCGTCTTCGGACTTCGCTGAAACAGGAAGTCGTTCTGATTTGATTACGAAGTATTCGAATGCAAGCTGATCTGCCCAGGCCGATGAAGAGGCCATGAGTATGAGCGCAAGGAGGACTGAACGAGGTGATCTGCTCATTGGTTGCCTAACGAATGAAGCTAAGCGGCCACGCCTGCGCCGAGGCGATGAACGAAGCCGAGGTAGCAAAAGGTTGAGAGAGAGCGGAAGGCAATGCAGGCGGGGTCCGACTTGAGCGGAGGGTTAGGCCGATCACAGAGGAGTAGCGGTAGATGAAAGCCTAGTGAAAGAGGAGACACGACAGAAAATTATTGCCACGACCAGCACTGGTGCCAAACCAATGAACATGACACCGACCGATAACGGCGTGATGAGTGCAATCCAGACCAGTACGGATCCAATCACGGTGCTCAGTGAGCGGCGAAAATGGCGCCCTGAGATTCCAAAATGCACGATGGGGCCGACCACTAGACCAATGACCATTGCCACAGGACACAGAACCGTAAGGACAAACGGATTCGTCAGTGGCTCCAGAAATGGCCCTTTTCGAGCAGCGTCAGTTGCGGGCAGTGAGAACCAGACCATCACGACGAAGAAAACAGCTGCAACGAAACTGAAGCCCACGGCGAAAAACATCGTGGCTGGAAGTGGGAGAGGGTTCTCGTCTGGATGGCGCATGAGGCCTAACGAATGAAGCTAAGCGGCCACGCCTGCACCGAGGCGCTGAGCGGAGCCGAGATAGCGGAATGCTGAGAGAGAGCAGAAGGCAATGCAGGCGGGGTCCGACTTGAGCGGAGGGTTAGGCAGCGGCGAAGACTCATGGTTCCGGGATTGCCGGGATTGAATTTCTAAACCAAATAAGGGCCTTAGCGAATGTGTACGGTTTCTCACTGATTACAATTTGTTGGAATTCGCCTTTGGTCCTCAGAATCGATTCGGAGGTAAGTTTATGGCTTGCCAGATCGCGGTTTAAATGAAAGTAAGCTACCGCTTCCTTCCCATCCTTATCGTATTGAATTTCAAAGATGTATTCCAAGTCAGCAGATCTGAAAAGACTAATCCCGACGTGATCACATGAACTCACTTCAGACAAGGTCATTCTGAAAGCCCTAGCCCAGATTTGTAAGTCAGGGGTTATAGGCTCGGGAGGCGTAATTCCATGGAGGGAAAGGCAACAAAATAGGAATGAAAATGCAATACATCTAGGTGTTCGCATCCATCCGTCCTTTCATGTGCGATAGTGCGCTGCCTAACGAACAAGGCTAACCGGACCGCCTGCGCCTGGGCGCGGAACGGAGCCGGGAAAGCCAGAGGATGAGAGAGAGCGGAGGACATGGCAGGCGGGGTCCGAGTTGAGCCGAGGGTTAGGGCGATGTTGGATAGAATTCGCCATCATCTCCTCGGACCCTGGCTCGAATGGGGCGGTGGAAACGAGGATAAGGGCAGGGAGATGAAGTCGCATCGAGAGCCCTTACGAGAGAAGTTCAGGGGACTAGATGGACGGTGAAATCCACATGGAGATCATTGTTCATCCAGGGGTCAAGGGCCATGGCCCTAACGGTGATTTCTCGCGGACCATCAAGGATAGCTGGGGCAGTGTAAGAAAAGGCCCAATGGGTGCCATCCAATTCGGAAATGAGGACTGTCCCTAATGGGCTGGAAGTCACTTGGGCCGGAATGAGTTCAAACCACTGCTGAAGGTCTAGGGGGCGAGG contains these protein-coding regions:
- a CDS encoding carboxypeptidase-like regulatory domain-containing protein, which gives rise to MPRPLLRPLLSGLLLAVLGCTPHGDCGCTPPPSGTAQGRLVDAQGQPVAGAEVCVVTMTGSDPVHQGLYVEAKGSSRADGTFDLPAVVGRHRILVRARVGGTVFLPRLGPEFELKAAGTLVAGPDLDLTAAVPATLTVAITPVHGAQQEDALLLEQRLQADGIEFTLPIASLKPAIVAGIESVVFASQPPGTYALSLWRSETTGTHANVGSAKATLTLAEGAALDLPLPVQ
- a CDS encoding carboxypeptidase-like regulatory domain-containing protein; the protein is MPAALLSFCLLLQSAPAPLPVRPVISSTEGGLRADVRDQRGAPVPGVRILLKGPDGRTWAATTNAQGQCQAGGLPPGEYRVELRKQAYPPAVYPRLTIRANAWLLGAGPLPELRGPRLSLAGAPTYEEAPAPIVPLRREPGKIPMH
- a CDS encoding DinB family protein; amino-acid sequence: MKGDAPALLQALDDRRRALLASLETLDPGTLQARPAPGAWSILEIVEHLVVAEQVILQGLPDPAALVDRPRSLRQRCTYPLVLLVLRLGIPVKVPSRRMLPTGTVPLAELRDRWDATHRWLRAYAEGLPPGGAGRAVFSHPVCGPITLSQALRMDRLHLEIHARQIKERRPA
- a CDS encoding DUF1801 domain-containing protein, producing the protein MAENKTRPTEASVEHYLEAIADEDRRQDCETLAGLMARATGQPARMWGTAIVGFGSHHYRYESGREGDMCLVGFSSRKGDISVYGLNAAPSHETLMPKLGRHKAGKGCLYLRNLREIDLEVLEQLVAEAAQAKARGHC
- a CDS encoding SRPBCC domain-containing protein produces the protein MSLFRHSRDLPAAPEAVFAAIQDPARLARWWGPAGFTNTFQTFEFREGGSWLFTMHGPDGTDYPNQSEFLEIVPHSMVRIRHVNLPHFELSIALEPSAAGTLVSWIGVFENREFAENMRQFLETANEQNLDRLALEVGPGPYLGA
- a CDS encoding RidA family protein, which encodes MPRQIVFTPKAARPPATYSQAVKAAGLIFVSGTAPIDPVTGQIQGATIQEQTSQCLTNIAEILEEAGSSLDKIVSATVVLADEEDFPGMNEEWLRWFPSNPPARQGAKLPVKIPGLKISIAAIAEA